A segment of the Petroclostridium xylanilyticum genome:
AAAAACCATGTCACAGACTCAAATAACCAACGAAATCAAGTATAAAATAGCGCTTTCGCTGCTGAACAGCCTGCTTGAAAAAGGGCTTATTACTCTTTCTGAATTGAAAGAAATTGACAGATTAAATCGGAATTCATTCACTCCAGCCCTGGCGGAGGTATATGTGTAAAAATACTTGATATGGCTGGATTTGTGTGGTACTGTGTGTTGCTGATAAAGCATCATGTACTGAAAAGTGAAAGGAGGAAGCGTATGCCAAAAGTAAGAGTCATCAAGCCAATCAATTGCATGGAAGCAGAAGCTGAAGCTCCGAAACTGCGGGTGTGTGCATACTGCCGGGTCAGCTCGGACCACACCGGACAGCTGCAATCCTTTTCAGCACAGGTGGAGTACTACACCCGGCTGATAGAAAGCAACAATGCCTGGACTTTTGCGGGAATTTATGCGGACGAAGTGCGCCCAGACTAGGGCTTTGTTTAAAGTAGAATTTATGGAACTACACTGCAAGATAACGCAGTAGTCAACCTATCTTACTGCAAGGGGAAACCCGATACAGGAACATAGCATGATAGGAAAGCGACAAGTTGGCTTAGGACAAAAGCCACGACTTATGTTGCAATGACAAGTGGATATGAGGATAAGATTGTATTTATCGAATGTGAGGTCTAAGCTGCCATTGCGTAGGGTCTAAGGAAATGTCCTGTTACCTTAGCTGTAACATCTATATGTACCTTCGTCGCATATAGAGTTATCAATAAATTACAGAGCAGGCACGAGAACGTGTTATAACAGACTGAAAGCATATCCGACAATCCACATTTCCAAGAAACAAAGCTAAACTGGGGATTACCTAAGCAAGTTTCACTTGTATGGTAACAGAGTTTCCATAGTAGTCCGAGATGAGTAAGGCTCATTACGTGGCGAAGGGAAACAGTTAATAAATTTCAAAATTAGAAAGTTGAAAGGCAGGAGAATCCTGAATGAAACCAACAGCTGAAATTTTGGAGCGTATCAATAAAAATTCAAATGAACACAAAGATGGAGTATATACTCGCTTATACCGTTATCTTTTAAGGGAAGATATTTATTACAGTGCATACCAAAAATTATATTCCAATAAAGGAGCATCAACTGAAGGTATTGATCATGATACTGCTGATGGATCTGGAAAGAAATATGTAGACAGTTCAATAGAATAATTAAGCAATAATACTTATAAACCCAAGCCGGTACGCAGAGAATATATCAAGAAATCCAATGGGAAAATGCGACCTTTAGGAATACCGTCATTTAGAGATAAGCTATTACAAGAAGTTATGCGTAGATTTTTAGAAGCTATTTATGAACCGATTTTTAGTGATTTTTCACATGGATTTAGACCTAATAGAAGTTGTCACACTGCATTAAAGCAGACACTTCCATATTTCAAAGGTGCAAGATGGTTTATAGAAGGAGATATAAAAGGCTGTTTTGATAATATTGACCATGATAAGCTTATTGAAATATTACAAAGAAAAATTAAAGACAGTAAGTTTATAAACATTATTCGTAGTTTTCTAAAGGCAGGATATATAGAGGATTTCAGATATAACCAATCATATTCTGGAACACCTCAAGGAGGGATTTTATCCCCAATACTTGCCAATATTTATCTGAATGAATTGGATAATAAAATCATGGAGATTAAACAAAACTTCGATAAGCCGGCAACAAGGTGTGTAAATCCAACATACGATGAGATTAGAGGGAAAAGATATTGGTTACAGCAGAAACTTAAAAATGCTACTGATGAAGAAAAACCGGTTCTGATTTCAAGAAATAAGAAATATAGTAAGAAACTTTTGAAATTACCCTATAAATCACAAACGGATAAAAATATAGCTTTTGTAAGATATGCTGATGACTTTTTAATAGCAGTAAGAGGAAATAAAGAAGATTGCATTAAAATTAAAGAACAATTAAGAGAATTTCTAAATGATGAATTAAAGCTTACCTTAAGTGATGAAAAGACTTTGATTACTCACAGTAGTGAAAAAGGTAGGTGCTTAGGATATGACATTTCAGTTAGACGTAATCAACAAATATCAACTAATTCATTAGGACACAAGAAACGTCAGCGGAATGGCACTGTAGAATTATTAGTTCCTTTAGAGAAGATAGAAAAGTTTATGTTTGATAAAGTTATCATTAGACAGAGCAAAGCTAAAAAGTTTCACCCGATACACAGAAAAGGATGGCTATATCTCCCAGACCAAGAAATCTTGGAAAGATACAATGCTGAAATTCGTGGAATACTCAATTATTACCACCTAGCCAACAATTATAATAAACTTA
Coding sequences within it:
- a CDS encoding SHOCT domain-containing protein, whose protein sequence is MSQTQITNEIKYKIALSLLNSLLEKGLITLSELKEIDRLNRNSFTPALAEVYV